The Brevibacillus humidisoli DNA segment CCATCTGTTCTCCAGCGGAATCTGTCTGCCTTCCGGCTCCAATCTGACTGACGATGAACAGACCAGAGTGATAGCCTGCTTAAAACAGGTGCTGAAGCAAAGAGGGTGAAGGGAGCAGATGATAATGTACGACTATCGGATGATAAGCAGACTGTACCATGCAGCAGGTTCAGCCTTTTTTCTGTTTTATCCCGATCAACTGACACAAAACGCATCACGCCTGCATGATGCATTCGCTAGACGATACGAACAGGTTGCGATCGCTTATTCCTACAAGACCAATTACCTGCCGTACCTGTGTACGGAAATGGATAGGTGGGGAGCGTACGCGGAAGTCGTATCCCGCTTGGAGTATCAGTTGGCCGAAACAATCGGGGTAGAACCTCAAAGGATCATCTTTAATGGTCCACTCAAGGATCTGGATGACATCTGCCTAGCCTTGGATAACAAGAGTATGCTTCATCTGGACTCGTTTTATGAGATTGATCATGTCAAGCACTATCGGGAGATACGTCCAGATCAACCGATCAGGGTAGGACTGCGGGTCAATTTTGATCTGTCTAAAAACGGCCACAGTCCCCTGCAAAATGGTTATCAACGGAGTCGCTTTGGCTTTTGTGTGGAAAATGGCAGCCTTCGAGAAGCAATCAGTCGATTGCGTCAAATCCCCAACCTCACAATTAATGGCCTGCACGCCCATTTCTCGACTAATCGCAGTCTCGAAGTCTACGAGCGAATCACCAGCCACCTCTGTCAGTTGGGACGGACATGGTTAGGCCAGGAACTGGAATACATCGATGTGGGGGGAGGCTTCTACGGACCTCTGCCAGACTCGTTTGGGGTGGATGATCCGCCCTCATTTGACGACTATGCACGTGTCATCTGCGACACGGTAAGCCGACAGTTGACTTCCTATGGCCTGACTCCGCTTTTAATACTGGAACCGGGTGTTTCGCTCGTCGCTGACACGTTCCACTTTATTTGTCAGGTTATCGATCTGAAACAGATTGGCGATCAGACGTTCGTTCTGGTAGATGGGAGTGTCCACAATGTGAAACCTACCATGCACAAAAAACCGCTGCCCGTTCAGGTGATCCGTCAGAACAACAACGATAATCGTCAGAGCGAACAGCTTTTTCACGTTGTCGGTTACACCTGCATGGAAAAAGATTATCTGAGTGAAAATTGTTTGGCGCCGCTGCCTCAGCCAGGCGATTTTTTGCAATTTGGACATGTTGGTGCCTACACGATTGTGTTTCAGCCCCCGTTCATCCGGGAACGTCCTCCGATCGTGGCGGCAAGCGATGGAGGATATCTTTTAGTCAGGAAAAAAGAGAGGTTTGACCAGTTCTTCCCCGATCAGCTGCGGGAGTATCATCACGAGCTGCTGTTGCGTGATGTGCGTAGGGGGGTTGATGATGAATATTCTGCTCTGTAGTGTCGGCCGGCGGGTCCCAATCGTCGAGTACTTCTGTCGGGAGTTGGCAGGCAGCGGCAAAGTAGTGGCTGTCGACTGCAGCCGTTATGCTCCTGCCCTCTACGTCGCCGATCATTACGAAATCGTTCCGGCAATTGACGACCCCGCTTACCTCCCTGCTTTGCTGAAGATCTGTCGGCGGCATCGGATTCGTGGTGTGCTCTCCTTGATTGACCCAGAGCTGTCGCGGCTTTCTGCCGCTCGGGATGTTCTGCAAGAGGAAGGTGTGGAGTTGGTCGCTTCCTGTTATGAAGTGAATGAACTCTGCCTCGACAAAAAGGCGATGTATGATTTTCTGACCAAACATGCGCTGCCCGCTGTTCCTACCTATGATCAGCTCGACGAGATTTTCGATGCCCTTGATAGCGGCAAACTCTCTTTTCCCTTGCTCTGTAAGCCGCGATGGGGGAGTGCCAGTATCGGCCTCCGACGTATCGACTCTCTCCAGCAGTTGGACAGCCTGTGGTCCGATCCATCCCATCCGCATCTGGTTGTACAACCGTTTCTTACCGCTGCGGAGTACGGAATCGATGCGTACGTCGACCTTCACTCCAGTGAGCTCATCTCCATGTTTTGCAAGCAAAAAATCAATATGCGTGCCGGTGAAACGGATAAAGCAGTTTCGGTTCATAATCAATCGCTTGAGCAGTTAACGACAGATTTGCTGTACGCGCTGCCGCTCAGAGGACCGATCGACATCGACTGCTTTCAAACCGATACGGGCTTCGTCATATCCGAGATCAATCCGCGCTTTGGAGGGGGATATCCACATGCTTACGAATGCGGTGTCAACTTTATCCGACTAATCCTCCACAATCTTGCCGGGATAGCCAACGTGCCCGGCGATTGCCGCACATATCCCGATGGAAGCATCATGGTCAAGTATGAGCAGATCCGGTTGCTGTAAAAAAATGCTGCTCATAAGAAAGGACGAAGGACATAAGTCCCAAATGGCTGGCATAGATAGAAAGTAAAACGAGTTGGGACGTGTTTTTATGGGTTATCGACAAAGGCTGCTGTTCATGGGGTTGTCGGATGTGGCAATCGTTAGTCTGGCTGTTGCAATCGCTTATCTGGTATTGTCCGATCTATTTCGAATGTTTGACTCCCTTGTGATGTTTTACATACTGATTGGGCAAATCGGCTTTGTGATCGGTCTGCTTGCTTGGACAGAAATGTATCGCCCCGTGTTTAAGTACGCCAGTTATACGGAACTGATCGCAATCATCAAATCCGTCACAGTGGCAGAAGTATTGTTTTTTTGCTCTACATCGGTTGTACAGTATGCATTGTCGCAGATAGCCATTCCGCCGTCCTTCTATCTGATCTCATGGTCTTTTACGATTATTGGCATTGGTGGGTCCCGTTTTATCTGGAGGGTAGTGAACGACACCTACCGGAGACGAAAACCTCGTCGATACAGGACCTTGATTGTCGGGGCAGGGAATGCAGGAGTGTTAGTAGCGAGAGAACTGACATTGTCGGGCGAATCGGACTATCTGCCCGTCGCTTTTGTCGATGATGATCCCAGAATACTGAACCTGCATGTGTATGGACTACCTGTTGTTGGCAAACGGATCGATATTCCGGAAGTGGTTAAGCGGTATGCGATTGCCAAGGTGGTGTTGGCCATGCCGTCTGCTCCGAAGGAGACCATTACGGATACACTTGCAATATGCAAAGAGTGCAACGTGGAAGTAAGGATTCTGCCGCGCGTCTCAGACCTCCTTTGCAGCGATGTATCGATCAAGATGATCCGGGAAGTGAAGATAGAAGATCTGCTCGGCAGAGAACCGGTACAGCTTGATCCGCTTAAAATTTCCCAGTATCTGAGAGAGGAAGTCGTACTGGTCACCGGGGCTGGCGGATCGATTGGCTCGGAACTGTGCCGTCAGATTGCCTCATTTGGACCGCGCAAGCTGCTGCTGGTTGGAAGAGGTGAATACAGCATCTTTCAGATAGAGCAAGAGTTGAGCGGCAAGTTTCCAACTGTCGAACAGGTGGCCATTATCGCTGATATCAAAGACCGCAAGCGGATTCGGGATGTGATGACGACTTATCGACCATCCGTTGTATTTCATGCCGCTGCTCACAAACATGTTCCCTTGATGGAGTTGAACCCGGAAGAAGCGGTGAAGAACAACATCTTCGGGACGAAAAACGTTGCTGAGTGCGCCGTGGAATGCGGCGTAAGCAAGTTTGTGCTGATCTCCACCGACAAAGCGGTCAATCCTACCAGTGTGATGGGAGCTACCAAACGGATAGCAGAGATGTTGATACAAGGACTCAACGATCAGTGCGAGACGAAGTTCGTCGCTGTGCGCTTCGGTAACGTACTTGGCAGTAGGGGGAGTGTGATTCCGATTTTTAAGCGGCAGATCCAGCAAGGAGGCCCACTGACCGTCACCCATCCAGAGATGATGCGCTTTTTTATGACAATCACAGAAGCGGCACAGCTGGTGATTCAGGCTGGTGCACTGGCCGAGGGAGGTGAGATTTTTATCCTCGACATGGGCAAACCAGTCAAGATATCCGATCTGGCTCAGGACTTGGTCCGCCTGTCCGGACTTGTGCCTCATCAGGATGTGAGGATCGTCTACACTGGCATTCGTCCGGGAGAGAAGCTGCGTGAGGAACTGCTGACCAGCGAAGAAGGGATGGGCGCAACGAATCACGACCGTATATTCGTCTGTAAACCGACTGGCCACTATTGGCCTGTTCTTTCAGAGCAGATCAAGGAGTTGGAGATGGTGGTCACCCGCACTGATTATCACTGCAGCAAACATGATATTGTCGGAATGCTGCAGCAGATTGTTCCGACCTATCTGCACAATGGCCGACAGGGGGAGCCAGTGCCTGAAACGGCAGCCAACCAGAGTGCGCTTTCACTCCCTTCCCTGCGGTTTGATCAACCACAAGTAGAAGTGTCCGCCAAGTGACGTACTCCAGAACGGTTACCCGGCGTCAGGCCATTGACGCTAAGCGGCGTACCCAAAAGGTTCGTTTGCTGCGTTTCGCAGTTAGCTTGCTGCTCCTGCTGCTGGCGGCGATTGCTGCTTATCTGTACAGCTTCTATTACACGATCAAGCTGACGGCCGATCGAGTGTACCAACCACTCGACACCTCACCGACCGTGAGGCACAACAAGATGCCTATCCTTGTGAATGCAAAGCCGATTACGATACTGCTTTTTGGAGTGGATCAACGGGAAAATGACAGAGGGCGTTCCGATACATTGCTCCTCGCTGCCGTTCATCCTGCCAAAAAGACGACGCTTTTGGTCAGTATTCCGCGAGACACCCGAACCGAGTTGGTCGGACGTGGGACTTTAGACAAAATCAACCATGCGTATGCGTTCGGTGGAACGGAGATGACCATCAACACCGTACAGGCGTTTCTTGACATTTCGATTGATTACTATGTGTCTGTCAATATGGAAGGATTTGAGCAACTGATTGATGTCTTGGGTGGGATAGAGGTGCAGAATCAGACGGCTTACCAATATTGGGGATACCAATTCCCGGTGGGAACGATTCACCTTGACGGGGAAAGGGCGTTAGCCTACGCCAGGATGCGTTATTATGATCCCGCCGGCGATTTGGGACGGAATTTGCGGCAGCAGCAGGTGATCAAGGCGATTCTTGATAAGGCAAAGATGTCGCTGGTGACAAATAACCATGAGATTCTTGAGCGGATTGGGGCAAGCGTGAAGACCAATCTACACTATGAGGAATGGAAAGAAGTGATCGGGCGCTATCGGCCCGCTGCTGAAAACGTAGAGACGGATCAGTTGCGGGGAAGCGGCAAGGTCATCGATGGCATCTACTACTACATCGTAACACCAGAAGAGAGGGCGCGAGTTCATGACCGTTTTGAAGCGTTTCTGCTAGAGGATACGACAGAGCGGCACTGGCCTCTTGGAGGGGCAGTCCCGTGATCAATTATCTGCACCGCCTGCTTAACAGAGAACGGGACAGATGGAGGAGCGACCATGACTACGCTGAAGTGATGCGCTCCTCTACTGCCGCTTTCCTGTTGCGGTTTCTCTCGTTCGCTTTGATCTACCTGCTGCAGCTGCTGATCGCCCGAGTGTATGGCGCCGCAGAAGTAGGTGTGTTTCATCTGACCGTAACCATTCTCACGATCGGAATGGTGTTGATCTCAGCAGGAACGGACACCTCATTGATCAGGCTGATACCGGAGTTGCGTACAGAGGGATCGAGTCATCTGATCCCACATTTGGTCAACAAGGTGATTGCCGTCACTTCGATCGCAGCCGTCGTTGCGGGGATTGGGTTGTGGGCCAGTGCCGAATGGCTGGCGAGGGCAATCTTTACCGATGACCTGCTTATCGTGCCGCTGCAGATCGCCGCCCTACTGCTTCCCTGTGTGCTGCTGACACGACTGTATGCCGCTGCGTTTCGCGCCGAAAAGAAGACATCTTCTTCGATCTGGTTTGAAGTGTTGGCGATCCGTGTGCTGCACATTTCTGGACTGTTATTGATGTTGCTGCTCTTTCCGCTCGATTCGCTTTATGTGATGTACACGTATGGGCTGGCCGTTACAGTGACTGCGCTCTGGGGAGCGATAACGTGGCATCGGAAGGCAGCCGGTTCACAGGACAGCAACTCACACGGAATGGTGAAAGAGGGGGCAACCACT contains these protein-coding regions:
- a CDS encoding diaminopimelate decarboxylase, which produces MIMYDYRMISRLYHAAGSAFFLFYPDQLTQNASRLHDAFARRYEQVAIAYSYKTNYLPYLCTEMDRWGAYAEVVSRLEYQLAETIGVEPQRIIFNGPLKDLDDICLALDNKSMLHLDSFYEIDHVKHYREIRPDQPIRVGLRVNFDLSKNGHSPLQNGYQRSRFGFCVENGSLREAISRLRQIPNLTINGLHAHFSTNRSLEVYERITSHLCQLGRTWLGQELEYIDVGGGFYGPLPDSFGVDDPPSFDDYARVICDTVSRQLTSYGLTPLLILEPGVSLVADTFHFICQVIDLKQIGDQTFVLVDGSVHNVKPTMHKKPLPVQVIRQNNNDNRQSEQLFHVVGYTCMEKDYLSENCLAPLPQPGDFLQFGHVGAYTIVFQPPFIRERPPIVAASDGGYLLVRKKERFDQFFPDQLREYHHELLLRDVRRGVDDEYSAL
- a CDS encoding ATP-grasp domain-containing protein, giving the protein MNILLCSVGRRVPIVEYFCRELAGSGKVVAVDCSRYAPALYVADHYEIVPAIDDPAYLPALLKICRRHRIRGVLSLIDPELSRLSAARDVLQEEGVELVASCYEVNELCLDKKAMYDFLTKHALPAVPTYDQLDEIFDALDSGKLSFPLLCKPRWGSASIGLRRIDSLQQLDSLWSDPSHPHLVVQPFLTAAEYGIDAYVDLHSSELISMFCKQKINMRAGETDKAVSVHNQSLEQLTTDLLYALPLRGPIDIDCFQTDTGFVISEINPRFGGGYPHAYECGVNFIRLILHNLAGIANVPGDCRTYPDGSIMVKYEQIRLL
- a CDS encoding polysaccharide biosynthesis protein — protein: MGYRQRLLFMGLSDVAIVSLAVAIAYLVLSDLFRMFDSLVMFYILIGQIGFVIGLLAWTEMYRPVFKYASYTELIAIIKSVTVAEVLFFCSTSVVQYALSQIAIPPSFYLISWSFTIIGIGGSRFIWRVVNDTYRRRKPRRYRTLIVGAGNAGVLVARELTLSGESDYLPVAFVDDDPRILNLHVYGLPVVGKRIDIPEVVKRYAIAKVVLAMPSAPKETITDTLAICKECNVEVRILPRVSDLLCSDVSIKMIREVKIEDLLGREPVQLDPLKISQYLREEVVLVTGAGGSIGSELCRQIASFGPRKLLLVGRGEYSIFQIEQELSGKFPTVEQVAIIADIKDRKRIRDVMTTYRPSVVFHAAAHKHVPLMELNPEEAVKNNIFGTKNVAECAVECGVSKFVLISTDKAVNPTSVMGATKRIAEMLIQGLNDQCETKFVAVRFGNVLGSRGSVIPIFKRQIQQGGPLTVTHPEMMRFFMTITEAAQLVIQAGALAEGGEIFILDMGKPVKISDLAQDLVRLSGLVPHQDVRIVYTGIRPGEKLREELLTSEEGMGATNHDRIFVCKPTGHYWPVLSEQIKELEMVVTRTDYHCSKHDIVGMLQQIVPTYLHNGRQGEPVPETAANQSALSLPSLRFDQPQVEVSAK
- a CDS encoding LCP family protein; this translates as MTYSRTVTRRQAIDAKRRTQKVRLLRFAVSLLLLLLAAIAAYLYSFYYTIKLTADRVYQPLDTSPTVRHNKMPILVNAKPITILLFGVDQRENDRGRSDTLLLAAVHPAKKTTLLVSIPRDTRTELVGRGTLDKINHAYAFGGTEMTINTVQAFLDISIDYYVSVNMEGFEQLIDVLGGIEVQNQTAYQYWGYQFPVGTIHLDGERALAYARMRYYDPAGDLGRNLRQQQVIKAILDKAKMSLVTNNHEILERIGASVKTNLHYEEWKEVIGRYRPAAENVETDQLRGSGKVIDGIYYYIVTPEERARVHDRFEAFLLEDTTERHWPLGGAVP
- a CDS encoding flippase codes for the protein MINYLHRLLNRERDRWRSDHDYAEVMRSSTAAFLLRFLSFALIYLLQLLIARVYGAAEVGVFHLTVTILTIGMVLISAGTDTSLIRLIPELRTEGSSHLIPHLVNKVIAVTSIAAVVAGIGLWASAEWLARAIFTDDLLIVPLQIAALLLPCVLLTRLYAAAFRAEKKTSSSIWFEVLAIRVLHISGLLLMLLLFPLDSLYVMYTYGLAVTVTALWGAITWHRKAAGSQDSNSHGMVKEGATTTSTRIEVHQILSLSLPMYLSSSMVLLMDWTDTLLLGVFTTPEIVGIYSIVLKLSLLTSFSFASINTILLPKFSELYWSGDVTRLQKLVGTSNRLLFWTSAPMLIGLAFFAESFLSLFGAEFVSGGLSLLILCAGQFISSMTGNVIALLNMTGHQRRARDTLLISAAVNILGNCLLIPIWGMTGAAVATSLSMGVRDLLATRYASRVFGFRTWYLPTPIRRLVPITHSTSGERR